One genomic region from Mytilus trossulus isolate FHL-02 chromosome 9, PNRI_Mtr1.1.1.hap1, whole genome shotgun sequence encodes:
- the LOC134685623 gene encoding PDZ and LIM domain protein 1-like — protein sequence MATVQIQKSGGQPWGFRLAGGRDFNVPLQVKKVESGSPAAGVLSAGDSIIGIGNSDAREMTHMQAHQTIRGSGNYLQLTVVKGHGGMDRLSSIKPKGPVKFSPWKAQSAQ from the exons ATGGCGACGGTTCAGATACAAAAGAGTGGTGGACAACCGTGGGGATTTCGGTTAGCAGGAGGACGGGATTTTAATGTACCACTTCAAGTAAAGAAG GTTGAATCTGGTAGTCCAGCGGCTGGTGTTTTATCTGCTGGTGATTCTATAATAGGTATCGGAAACTCCGATGCCAGGGAAATGACCCATATGCAGGCACACCAGACAATTCGAGGATCAGGGAATTATCTACAGCTTACAGTTGTTAA aggaCACGGCGGTATGGATAGACTATCTTCTATAAAACCAAAAGGTCCCGTCAAATTTTCACCATGGAAAGCGCAATCAGCACAATAA